From the genome of Desulfovibrio psychrotolerans, one region includes:
- a CDS encoding amino acid ABC transporter permease, giving the protein MLLPALNKGLWMSAKLIVPSAVFGTLLGVVVGTLRVFGGTAVRRFFDGYTALFRGVPLMVQLFIFYFGLPAFGIYFEAYGASVTCFILCSAAYHSEYIRGALHSIRDGQLKAGAALGMSRVQTVAWIVVPQAFRRALPGCGNEIIYLIKYSSLAYLISCMEVTGEARAIAAKTFRFAEVFMVLALYYLFLVSIATWLLKRIEDALYIPGFGRQK; this is encoded by the coding sequence ATGCTCCTGCCCGCCCTGAACAAGGGGCTGTGGATGAGCGCCAAGCTGATAGTGCCCTCTGCCGTGTTCGGCACGCTGCTGGGCGTTGTGGTGGGAACGCTGCGTGTGTTCGGGGGCACGGCAGTGCGCCGCTTCTTTGACGGGTATACCGCCCTGTTCCGGGGGGTGCCGCTCATGGTGCAGCTGTTCATCTTTTATTTCGGGCTTCCGGCCTTCGGCATCTATTTTGAAGCGTATGGTGCTTCAGTCACCTGCTTCATCCTGTGCAGCGCGGCGTATCACTCGGAATACATCCGGGGGGCGCTGCATTCCATCCGCGACGGGCAGCTTAAGGCCGGGGCGGCACTGGGCATGAGCCGGGTGCAGACCGTGGCCTGGATAGTGGTGCCGCAGGCTTTTCGCAGGGCACTGCCGGGATGCGGGAACGAGATTATCTACCTTATCAAGTATTCTTCGCTTGCCTACCTTATTTCCTGCATGGAAGTGACGGGCGAGGCACGCGCCATTGCCGCCAAGACCTTTCGTTTTGCCGAGGTCTTTATGGTGCTGGCCCTGTATTACCTGTTTCTTGTCTCCATTGCCACGTGGCTGCTGAAGCGTATCGAGGATGCCCTGTACATTCCGGGTTTCGGACGCCAGAAGTAG
- a CDS encoding FAD-binding oxidoreductase: protein MTSSPSLSPDSRARAALVAALGAAKILENPGEPYDRDSSSYTAVPDLVVLAECVEDVQQVMRLANEHGFAVIPRGGGTGTSGGCVALGGGVVLSLERMNRIVSIHTENLVAVVEPGVITQTLRDAAAAKGLFYPPDPAGMDASTIGGNVATNAGGPACVKYGVTRDYVLGVEAVTPTGERIRAGVQTRKGVVGYDMAHLLCGSEGTLGVITGLTLKLIPLPAATVGLAAVFASMADAMRAVTAILTAGHLPSALEFLDHKCLQLAGDDLPFSVPGCTASLLIVELDGARDQITAEMEAVKGICVATGATHTMPGGTEEERERIWGVRRRTSTRIRAHAPITISEDIAVPIGRIAPFIELVPGFEEEFGLDIFCFGHAGDGNIHLIVTAPERSEKHRVDDGIRAIVQQVLDMGGTLSGEHGIGEAKKGLLPMELSPESIRLQRGIRRVFDPNGVLNPGKVF, encoded by the coding sequence ATGACTTCTTCTCCCTCCCTTTCCCCGGACAGCAGGGCGCGGGCGGCGCTTGTTGCCGCCCTTGGTGCCGCCAAGATTCTGGAAAACCCCGGCGAGCCTTATGACCGCGATTCCTCCAGCTACACGGCGGTGCCGGACCTTGTGGTGCTGGCCGAGTGCGTGGAGGATGTGCAGCAGGTTATGCGCCTTGCCAACGAGCATGGGTTTGCCGTGATTCCCCGCGGAGGCGGCACCGGAACCTCCGGCGGCTGCGTGGCTTTGGGCGGCGGGGTGGTGCTCTCGCTGGAGCGCATGAACCGCATTGTGTCCATTCATACGGAAAATTTGGTGGCGGTGGTGGAGCCGGGTGTGATTACCCAGACCCTGCGTGACGCCGCAGCAGCCAAGGGGCTGTTTTATCCGCCGGACCCTGCGGGCATGGATGCTTCTACCATCGGGGGAAACGTGGCGACCAACGCAGGCGGTCCTGCCTGTGTGAAGTACGGCGTGACCCGCGATTACGTGCTGGGGGTGGAGGCGGTTACGCCCACGGGCGAGCGCATACGTGCCGGGGTGCAGACCCGCAAGGGCGTGGTGGGCTATGACATGGCGCACCTGCTGTGCGGTTCTGAAGGAACCCTTGGGGTTATTACCGGGCTGACGCTCAAGCTCATTCCGTTGCCTGCCGCCACGGTGGGGCTGGCGGCGGTTTTTGCCTCCATGGCGGACGCCATGCGCGCCGTGACCGCCATTCTTACTGCCGGGCATCTGCCTTCTGCCTTGGAATTTCTTGACCACAAGTGCCTGCAACTGGCGGGAGATGATCTGCCGTTCAGCGTTCCGGGCTGCACTGCCTCGTTGCTGATTGTGGAACTGGACGGAGCGCGCGACCAGATAACCGCTGAAATGGAAGCGGTGAAGGGCATATGTGTTGCCACGGGAGCCACCCACACCATGCCCGGAGGCACGGAAGAAGAGCGGGAGCGCATATGGGGCGTGCGCAGGCGCACCTCTACCCGTATTCGGGCGCATGCTCCCATCACCATCTCCGAGGATATTGCCGTGCCCATAGGGCGCATTGCCCCGTTCATTGAACTGGTGCCGGGATTTGAGGAGGAGTTCGGCCTGGATATTTTCTGTTTCGGGCATGCGGGAGACGGCAACATTCATCTTATTGTCACCGCGCCGGAACGCAGTGAAAAACACCGTGTGGATGACGGCATCCGCGCTATTGTGCAGCAGGTGCTGGATATGGGCGGAACGCTTTCCGGTGAGCACGGCATAGGCGAGGCCAAAAAGGGGCTGCTGCCCATGGAGCTTTCGCCGGAGTCCATCCGTCTGCAGCGGGGCATCCGCCGCGTGTTTGACCCCAACGGCGTGCTCAATCCCGGCAAGGTGTTCTGA
- a CDS encoding bifunctional nucleoside/nucleotide kinase/histidine phosphatase family protein, whose translation MDKLYIAMVGLPARGKTTVASKLQEGLAQEGLNVRIFNNGDLRREILGAASSRPEFYHPDNQDGREARDELARMNMERAQAFLAADGHVAILDATNVSTQRRRMLESAQEDHTVLWVECVNDDQELVDASILRKTRLPEFSGLTEQQAIASFKRRITYYEDIYAPLGRERFWVRVDSLTNRIIDEQVFHSVPYYVTIRDILVSDWIRNLYLVRHGQTLYNQEGRIGGDSDLTPEGFEQAEALGRHFHGFSIPYVFTSTRKRSHQTAAPIRKGQTRCTVTALPDFDEINAGVCEHMRYEDIKNTLPEEYRSRQRDKYNYVYPGGEGYVTLKPRVDRGLKKALFLSGNAEALMIVGHQAINRMILSHFLFRRTEDVPYIYIPQDQYFHITSTQKKKLFEQIRFTGRREQHSPSAT comes from the coding sequence ATGGACAAACTCTATATCGCCATGGTCGGCCTGCCCGCACGGGGCAAGACCACGGTTGCCTCCAAGTTGCAGGAAGGCCTTGCGCAGGAAGGCCTGAACGTGCGCATCTTCAACAACGGCGACCTGCGGCGCGAGATTCTGGGCGCAGCCTCCTCGCGTCCGGAATTCTACCACCCGGATAATCAGGACGGACGGGAGGCCCGTGATGAACTGGCGCGCATGAACATGGAGCGCGCACAGGCCTTTCTTGCGGCGGACGGCCATGTGGCCATTCTGGACGCCACCAATGTGAGCACCCAGCGCAGACGCATGCTGGAATCGGCGCAGGAAGATCACACGGTGCTCTGGGTGGAGTGCGTCAACGATGATCAGGAACTGGTGGACGCCAGCATCCTCCGCAAGACAAGGCTGCCGGAATTTTCCGGCCTCACGGAGCAGCAGGCCATAGCCAGCTTCAAACGGCGCATAACCTATTATGAGGATATCTACGCCCCGCTGGGGCGTGAACGGTTCTGGGTGCGGGTGGATTCGCTGACCAACCGCATCATCGACGAACAGGTGTTCCATTCTGTGCCGTACTACGTGACCATCCGCGACATCCTTGTCTCGGACTGGATACGCAACCTCTATCTGGTTCGGCACGGGCAGACCCTGTATAATCAGGAGGGACGCATCGGCGGCGATTCAGACCTCACCCCGGAAGGCTTCGAGCAGGCAGAGGCGCTGGGCCGCCACTTCCACGGCTTCAGCATTCCCTACGTCTTCACCAGCACCCGCAAACGCTCGCACCAGACAGCCGCCCCCATCCGCAAGGGGCAGACCCGCTGCACGGTTACCGCCCTGCCGGACTTCGACGAAATAAACGCCGGCGTCTGTGAGCATATGCGCTACGAAGACATCAAAAACACCCTGCCGGAGGAATATCGCAGCCGCCAGCGCGACAAATACAACTACGTGTATCCCGGCGGCGAAGGCTACGTCACGCTCAAGCCCCGCGTGGACAGGGGACTGAAAAAGGCCCTGTTCCTGTCTGGAAACGCAGAAGCGCTCATGATTGTGGGGCATCAGGCTATAAACCGGATGATTCTCTCGCACTTCCTCTTCCGCAGAACGGAAGACGTGCCCTACATCTACATTCCGCAGGACCAGTACTTCCACATCACATCCACGCAGAAGAAGAAGCTGTTCGAGCAGATCCGCTTCACGGGCAGGCGCGAACAACACAGCCCATCCGCGACCTAG
- a CDS encoding GNAT family N-acetyltransferase, translating into MSLPLPAPSASTEEILALEHASLCAWPALATAAAGPFLLRHANGFTRRANSAVLAFPLPSLSVVSGADCNAAPGLGSDITPGTPPGTAKTEPPQNGLQARVQQKGPHEDAATPILPDALFRDICAWYAARNLPPLFRIPQAADRGLDAALAARGCPVQEVSLVMSRPLHAFAHPQPCPPGTAFGEMPQRQTAPDWQVASLSREEWLNAARHLLTETPLAQATLERMLALHTGHCDFHAIHHGSAIVSCALGVFMEGMYGLYSIRTAESCRRQGCATALVSAMMQHARQLGAHTAWLQVLAANAPAIRLYERFGFVPRYRYWYRSA; encoded by the coding sequence ATGTCCCTTCCGCTCCCCGCCCCTTCCGCAAGCACAGAAGAAATCCTCGCCCTAGAACACGCCTCCCTGTGCGCATGGCCCGCGCTTGCAACCGCCGCGGCAGGCCCCTTTCTCCTGCGGCATGCCAACGGATTCACCAGACGCGCCAACAGTGCTGTGCTCGCCTTCCCGCTTCCCTCCCTGTCCGTTGTCTCCGGGGCTGATTGCAATGCTGCACCCGGTCTTGGATCTGACATTACGCCCGGCACTCCTCCAGGCACAGCCAAGACAGAACCACCGCAGAACGGCTTGCAGGCACGTGTGCAGCAAAAAGGGCCACACGAAGATGCAGCCACCCCCATCCTGCCCGATGCACTGTTCCGCGACATATGCGCGTGGTATGCCGCGCGCAACCTCCCTCCTCTCTTCCGCATACCGCAGGCGGCCGACCGGGGACTGGATGCCGCCCTTGCCGCGCGCGGCTGTCCCGTTCAGGAAGTCTCGCTGGTCATGAGCCGCCCTCTCCATGCCTTTGCGCATCCCCAGCCCTGCCCTCCCGGCACCGCCTTCGGCGAAATGCCTCAACGCCAGACCGCTCCCGACTGGCAGGTTGCCTCCCTTTCCCGCGAGGAATGGCTCAACGCCGCCCGGCACCTGCTCACGGAAACACCTCTGGCGCAGGCCACGCTGGAACGCATGCTCGCCCTGCACACCGGACATTGCGACTTTCACGCCATACACCACGGCAGCGCGATTGTTTCCTGCGCACTGGGAGTATTTATGGAGGGCATGTACGGCCTCTACAGCATCCGCACGGCGGAATCGTGCCGCAGGCAGGGGTGCGCCACAGCCCTTGTGTCCGCCATGATGCAGCACGCGCGGCAGCTTGGCGCGCACACAGCGTGGCTGCAGGTGCTTGCCGCCAACGCCCCGGCCATCCGGCTGTATGAACGATTCGGATTCGTGCCCCGGTACCGTTACTGGTACCGCTCGGCCTGA
- the malQ gene encoding 4-alpha-glucanotransferase, with amino-acid sequence MFTRASGLLLHITSLPSRYGIGDMGPAAHAFARLLRETGQLYWQFLPLGPTSPAIGNSPYSGCSAFAGNPLLISPEKMVEDGLISWADVDFPALGTPGRADYAAAELCRSRILRAAFERNRHRLESDHDFTSFRARNSWLQEYTRFVTIKSYHGGAMWSQWPDSLRFRDEQALARWDESHAQEILYETFIQYVFFRQWQALHDYCKNLGVRLVGDVPIYVTYDSADVWANPQFFKLDEQLAPVSVAGVPPDYFSKTGQRWGNPVYDWEALAKDGFAWWVQRMAHNFAMADVVRVDHFRGFAGYWEIPADEETAINGQWVDAPGMALFSALSRHFTALPLIAEDLGVITADVRELKNAFHLPGMKVLQFGFGGDRLIENPDSPMNHERHCVLYTGTHDNPTMREWFARDAGEQGRSNFSTFAGCAVDESTVAEVAMRMVMSSVANTVILPVQDVLGLGEEARMNTPSVPAGNWEWRLRPEEMEPAFYRQLARMTTFYGRHT; translated from the coding sequence ATGTTCACGCGCGCCAGCGGTCTGCTTCTGCACATCACCTCGCTTCCGTCCCGATACGGCATCGGCGACATGGGCCCCGCCGCCCATGCCTTTGCCCGCCTGCTCCGCGAAACCGGCCAGTTGTACTGGCAGTTCCTGCCTCTCGGCCCCACCTCTCCCGCCATCGGCAATTCTCCTTACTCCGGCTGTTCGGCCTTTGCGGGCAATCCGCTGCTCATCAGCCCGGAAAAAATGGTGGAAGACGGCCTCATCTCATGGGCAGATGTAGACTTCCCCGCTCTGGGCACCCCCGGCAGGGCAGACTACGCAGCAGCGGAGCTATGCCGCAGCAGGATTCTGCGCGCCGCCTTTGAGCGCAACCGCCACCGGCTGGAAAGCGATCATGATTTCACATCGTTCCGCGCCCGCAACAGCTGGTTGCAGGAATACACCCGCTTCGTCACCATAAAAAGCTACCACGGTGGCGCCATGTGGTCGCAATGGCCGGATTCGCTGCGCTTCCGCGACGAGCAGGCCCTTGCCCGGTGGGATGAAAGCCACGCGCAGGAAATTCTGTACGAAACCTTCATCCAATACGTTTTCTTCCGCCAGTGGCAGGCCCTGCACGACTATTGCAAAAATCTGGGCGTGCGGCTGGTGGGCGATGTGCCCATCTACGTCACCTACGACAGCGCAGACGTATGGGCCAACCCCCAATTCTTCAAGCTGGACGAGCAACTGGCTCCCGTCAGCGTGGCCGGTGTGCCGCCGGACTACTTCAGCAAAACCGGCCAACGCTGGGGCAACCCCGTCTATGACTGGGAAGCACTGGCGAAAGACGGCTTTGCGTGGTGGGTTCAACGCATGGCGCATAACTTCGCCATGGCAGATGTGGTGCGCGTAGACCACTTCCGGGGCTTTGCCGGATACTGGGAAATTCCCGCCGATGAGGAAACCGCCATCAACGGCCAGTGGGTGGATGCGCCGGGCATGGCCCTGTTTTCCGCCCTTAGCCGCCATTTCACCGCCCTGCCGCTCATCGCGGAAGACCTGGGAGTCATCACGGCGGACGTGCGGGAACTGAAAAATGCCTTCCACCTGCCGGGAATGAAGGTGCTGCAATTCGGCTTCGGCGGCGACCGGCTCATTGAGAACCCGGACTCCCCCATGAACCACGAACGCCACTGCGTGCTCTACACGGGCACGCACGACAACCCCACCATGCGCGAATGGTTTGCGCGTGATGCGGGCGAACAGGGCCGCTCAAACTTTTCCACCTTCGCAGGCTGCGCGGTGGACGAATCCACCGTGGCAGAGGTGGCCATGCGCATGGTTATGTCCAGCGTGGCAAACACGGTCATCCTGCCCGTGCAGGACGTGCTGGGTCTCGGCGAAGAGGCGCGCATGAACACGCCTTCCGTTCCTGCGGGCAATTGGGAATGGCGTCTGCGCCCGGAGGAAATGGAACCGGCATTCTATCGCCAGCTTGCCCGCATGACCACATTCTATGGCCGCCACACGTAG